Proteins encoded by one window of Moorella humiferrea:
- a CDS encoding DUF362 domain-containing protein: MPHRITEECLSCGVCADECPQGAISEGEDTYVIDPELCTDCGTCREACPNEAIVEE, translated from the coding sequence ATGCCCCATCGGATAACGGAAGAATGCCTGTCCTGCGGCGTCTGCGCTGATGAGTGCCCCCAGGGAGCCATTTCCGAAGGAGAAGACACCTACGTTATTGATCCGGAACTCTGCACTGATTGTGGTACCTGTCGTGAAGCCTGTCCTAATGAAGCCATCGTGGAAGAATAG
- a CDS encoding isoprenyl transferase, giving the protein MPRHVAIIMDGNGRWARSRGLPRAAGHRAGVEALRDIVRACVDWGIPILTVYAFSTENWKRPQEEVKGLMNLLVEYMRRELPELKQEGVQVRAIGRLEALPPEARRELERAWRETAGNRRLILNLALNYGGRAELVDACREISHKVLAGELRPEDINDDVLKKALYTGDLPDPDLLIRPSGEMRLSNFLLWQLAYTELWFTDIYWPDFRRENLRQALLDYQQRERRFGGLKI; this is encoded by the coding sequence ATGCCGCGCCATGTCGCCATTATAATGGATGGCAACGGACGCTGGGCCAGGAGCAGGGGGCTGCCGCGGGCGGCGGGCCATCGTGCGGGGGTAGAGGCTCTGCGTGATATAGTCCGGGCCTGTGTCGATTGGGGCATACCCATCTTGACGGTATATGCCTTTTCCACGGAAAACTGGAAGAGGCCACAAGAAGAGGTAAAGGGATTAATGAACCTTTTGGTCGAATACATGCGTCGCGAGCTTCCGGAATTAAAGCAAGAAGGGGTACAGGTTCGAGCCATTGGCCGCCTGGAAGCCCTCCCGCCTGAGGCCCGTCGGGAGCTGGAAAGGGCCTGGAGGGAAACGGCCGGTAACCGCAGATTGATTCTCAATCTGGCCCTAAATTACGGCGGCCGGGCGGAACTGGTGGACGCCTGCCGGGAAATATCCCACAAAGTTCTGGCCGGCGAACTTCGCCCTGAGGATATAAACGACGACGTATTAAAAAAAGCCCTGTATACCGGGGATTTACCCGATCCTGATCTCCTAATTCGTCCTTCAGGAGAAATGCGCCTCAGCAATTTTCTACTATGGCAGCTTGCTTATACCGAGCTCTGGTTTACCGATATCTACTGGCCCGACTTCCGCAGGGAAAATTTGCGCCAGGCCCTCCTGGATTACCAACAAAGGGAACGGCGCTTCGGCGGTTTGAAAATTTAA
- a CDS encoding phosphatidate cytidylyltransferase encodes MLGPRVLVAALGVPLLLGTAVKGGWWFLLLVMAVAFIGLMEFYRMAERLKVKPLIPVGLVGGLLFIIAAYFNNGPAAWPGLVLTVGMLVFFLALFPRMTPADVAVTILGSWYVGGLLAFLPLLRLLPRGVEILILTLIMTWANDTGAYFCGRLFGRRHPWPSLSPGKTWAGAIGGLMSTLAVAETFGQHLLPFFSGWVLAGWALLTSIAAQAGDLIESGFKRQAGVKDSGTILPGHGGILDRFDSLLLVAPVVYYYLAFFLTKME; translated from the coding sequence GTGCTGGGCCCCAGGGTTTTAGTCGCCGCGTTGGGCGTCCCACTTCTTTTGGGAACGGCCGTTAAAGGCGGCTGGTGGTTCCTTCTGTTGGTTATGGCGGTGGCCTTTATCGGGTTAATGGAATTCTACCGTATGGCCGAACGCCTCAAGGTAAAGCCTTTAATACCGGTGGGCCTTGTCGGGGGCTTACTATTTATCATAGCAGCATATTTTAATAATGGGCCTGCGGCCTGGCCCGGACTGGTACTGACTGTAGGTATGCTTGTATTTTTTCTCGCCCTTTTCCCCCGTATGACGCCGGCGGATGTGGCCGTAACTATCCTGGGTAGCTGGTACGTTGGAGGGTTGCTGGCCTTTTTGCCTCTACTACGTCTTTTGCCCCGCGGCGTCGAAATTCTTATCCTTACGTTAATCATGACATGGGCCAATGATACCGGCGCCTATTTCTGCGGCCGGCTTTTCGGCCGCCGTCATCCCTGGCCCAGTTTAAGTCCGGGTAAAACCTGGGCGGGGGCAATAGGGGGGCTAATGTCAACCTTGGCCGTAGCCGAGACTTTCGGCCAACATCTTTTACCCTTTTTCAGCGGTTGGGTGCTGGCAGGGTGGGCCCTGTTGACATCCATTGCCGCCCAGGCGGGGGATTTGATAGAGTCCGGTTTTAAACGCCAGGCCGGGGTTAAGGACAGCGGTACCATTTTACCGGGACATGGCGGTATTTTAGACCGTTTTGATAGTTTGCTCCTTGTGGCTCCGGTGGTATACTATTATCTGGCCTTCTTTTTAACAAAAATGGAGTGA
- the ytvI gene encoding sporulation integral membrane protein YtvI, producing the protein MSDLNDRFKQTFKTLLLALMASLLFLLLFYYILPAAGAIVKALVPVLLPFALAALLAAIIDPVVDFIETRLKIGRGWAVIFTLLSVLAVISVAIFYLAANLIVELESLAMNLPAQARELSLILRDYLLRLQNFYFTGNLPVEVLNTLQSLLDNGVNWLKNLLGLAAQWLLTFISSLPELFISFIITLVATYFFSRDKEFILHALLSVVQPAWRERMGAVFSSLGKAIIGYLRAEILLVSLQMTQSIIGLLILNVDYALTLAFLIGLADLLPIVGPGTVFIPWIVVEFILGHYGMGLALLILYAFIIILRQVLQPKLVAVSLGLYPLTTLIALYAGLKLLGVAGLVVGPLTLVVLKAFYRSRQGVTK; encoded by the coding sequence TTGAGCGACCTAAATGATCGTTTTAAACAAACATTCAAAACTTTGCTTTTGGCCCTCATGGCCTCTCTACTTTTCCTTTTGCTTTTTTATTACATACTGCCTGCTGCCGGGGCAATCGTCAAGGCCCTGGTACCTGTCTTACTTCCTTTTGCCCTGGCGGCCCTTTTGGCAGCAATCATCGATCCAGTAGTTGATTTTATAGAAACCCGGCTAAAAATAGGCCGGGGCTGGGCGGTCATTTTTACCCTATTGTCCGTCCTGGCCGTAATCAGTGTGGCCATTTTTTACCTGGCGGCCAACCTGATCGTTGAATTGGAAAGCCTGGCCATGAATCTTCCGGCACAGGCGCGCGAGCTGAGCCTTATTCTAAGGGATTATTTACTTCGTCTGCAGAACTTTTATTTTACCGGCAACCTCCCCGTTGAGGTTTTAAACACCCTCCAGTCCCTGCTGGACAACGGCGTAAACTGGTTGAAAAACCTCCTGGGCCTTGCGGCCCAATGGTTGCTGACCTTTATTAGCTCTTTGCCCGAGCTCTTTATTTCTTTTATTATAACTTTAGTTGCCACGTATTTTTTCAGCAGAGACAAAGAATTCATTCTCCATGCCCTGTTGTCAGTGGTGCAGCCGGCCTGGCGGGAAAGGATGGGGGCGGTATTCAGTTCTCTGGGCAAGGCCATTATTGGCTACCTGCGGGCCGAGATTTTACTGGTCAGCCTGCAGATGACTCAGAGCATTATCGGCCTTTTAATTTTAAATGTAGATTATGCCCTTACCCTGGCCTTTTTAATAGGCCTTGCCGACTTATTACCTATTGTCGGCCCGGGGACGGTGTTCATTCCCTGGATTGTGGTGGAATTCATTTTGGGGCATTATGGTATGGGGCTTGCCCTTTTAATCCTCTACGCCTTCATAATTATCCTGCGTCAGGTCCTGCAGCCAAAGCTGGTGGCCGTAAGCCTGGGACTGTACCCCCTGACGACCTTAATAGCCCTGTACGCCGGTTTAAAACTCCTGGGAGTTGCCGGACTGGTAGTTGGCCCCCTGACACTCGTTGTATTGAAGGCATTTTACCGTTCGCGGCAGGGGGTGACTAAATAG
- a CDS encoding 1-deoxy-D-xylulose-5-phosphate reductoisomerase, translated as MAREITVLGSTGSMGRQTLEVVAAHPGRFKVAALAAARNVELMTAQAKRFHPRLAVLLDPAGAQELASRLRGTGVRVLTGDEGVLAAATLEGVELVVAAMVGIRSLPAVLAALESGKDIAIANKELLVAAGDVIMGRAHTLKRRVLPVDSEHSAIFQCLNRGGPVEEVIITASGGPFRDKTLEEMAAVTPEEALQHPTWVMGPKVTVDSATLMNKGLEVIEAKHLFNLDYDRITVLIHPQSVVHALVRYGDGSLFAHLGPADMRLPIQYALTWPERWELNVRKLDLADLGHLDFSHPDVKRFPCLELAYHAGRAGGTCPAVLSAADEVAVEFFLAGKIPLTAISQVVARVLEEHRPAAADDLEAILAAYSWARRRAEVVAEGFCKGSPHKG; from the coding sequence ATGGCCAGGGAAATAACCGTGCTGGGTTCGACGGGTTCCATGGGCCGCCAGACTTTGGAGGTGGTGGCCGCACACCCCGGCCGCTTTAAAGTGGCCGCACTCGCCGCCGCCCGGAATGTCGAATTAATGACCGCCCAGGCAAAACGATTTCATCCCCGTCTTGCCGTTCTCCTGGATCCTGCCGGAGCCCAGGAGCTTGCTTCCCGGTTACGGGGAACGGGGGTGCGGGTCTTAACGGGAGATGAAGGCGTCCTGGCCGCCGCCACCTTGGAAGGCGTAGAACTGGTCGTGGCCGCCATGGTGGGTATCCGCAGCCTGCCGGCGGTTCTGGCCGCCCTGGAGTCCGGCAAAGATATCGCCATAGCCAATAAAGAACTGCTGGTGGCCGCCGGCGATGTGATTATGGGACGTGCCCATACCCTGAAACGCCGGGTGCTTCCGGTAGACAGCGAGCACTCAGCCATTTTTCAATGCCTGAACCGGGGCGGCCCGGTGGAGGAAGTTATAATTACGGCTTCGGGTGGACCCTTTCGTGATAAAACCTTAGAAGAAATGGCTGCCGTCACTCCGGAAGAAGCGTTGCAACACCCTACGTGGGTCATGGGGCCCAAGGTTACCGTCGATTCCGCCACCTTGATGAATAAAGGCTTGGAAGTTATAGAAGCCAAGCACCTCTTCAACCTGGACTATGACCGGATTACCGTACTCATCCATCCCCAGAGCGTCGTTCATGCTTTGGTGCGCTACGGCGATGGCTCCCTTTTCGCCCACCTGGGCCCTGCCGATATGCGCCTGCCCATTCAGTATGCCCTGACCTGGCCGGAACGCTGGGAACTGAATGTCCGCAAATTGGACCTGGCTGACCTGGGACACCTGGACTTCAGCCACCCCGATGTTAAGCGTTTTCCCTGTCTGGAGCTGGCCTACCACGCCGGACGGGCCGGGGGTACTTGCCCGGCGGTATTGAGCGCTGCCGACGAGGTTGCCGTGGAATTTTTCCTGGCTGGTAAAATACCGTTGACGGCTATCAGCCAGGTGGTAGCCAGGGTTCTGGAGGAACACAGACCGGCGGCGGCAGACGACCTTGAGGCGATTCTTGCCGCCTATTCTTGGGCGCGGCGACGGGCGGAAGTAGTGGCGGAAGGGTTTTGCAAGGGAAGCCCTCATAAGGGCTGA
- the rseP gene encoding RIP metalloprotease RseP has protein sequence MTIILALIVFSILIIVHEGGHFLAAKRAGIKVEEFAVGMGPAIWQKKKGETVYSLRAFPLGGYNRMAGMEGPDLDDPRGFNRQPLFKRMTVIAAGSGMNFLLAILIFVFVFMVIGIPADINVIGRVEPGMPAAQAGLRPGDKVLEVAGTPVSTWREMVQVIYRHPDEKITMIIEREGRQQQITLTTIKDPQTGYGMVGIGPSWQRQGLWTSINLGLRQAYEVTRLIILSLLEIITGRAAPEVVGPVGIIQMVGQAAAYGLANVLNFMAVLSLDLGLINLLPIPALDGSRLVFLVLEGLRGRPISAEKENLIHLIGFALLMGLLILITYQDLIRIFS, from the coding sequence GTGACCATTATCCTGGCCCTGATCGTTTTCAGTATTTTAATCATCGTTCACGAAGGCGGACATTTCCTGGCGGCCAAAAGAGCCGGTATCAAGGTGGAAGAATTCGCCGTCGGCATGGGACCGGCCATCTGGCAGAAGAAAAAGGGGGAGACGGTGTACTCCCTGCGCGCCTTCCCCCTGGGCGGGTATAACCGCATGGCCGGTATGGAAGGCCCGGACCTCGACGATCCCCGCGGTTTTAATCGTCAGCCCCTTTTCAAACGGATGACGGTGATCGCCGCCGGTTCGGGTATGAATTTTTTGCTCGCCATCCTTATTTTTGTCTTCGTCTTTATGGTCATTGGCATACCGGCGGATATTAACGTCATCGGCCGCGTCGAACCGGGGATGCCGGCCGCCCAGGCCGGCCTGCGTCCGGGGGACAAAGTCCTGGAAGTCGCCGGTACTCCGGTCAGCACCTGGCGGGAAATGGTCCAGGTTATCTACCGGCATCCCGATGAAAAAATCACTATGATCATCGAAAGGGAAGGCAGGCAGCAACAGATCACCTTGACGACGATAAAAGATCCCCAGACCGGCTATGGTATGGTGGGTATCGGCCCTAGCTGGCAGCGGCAGGGGCTGTGGACTTCCATAAACCTGGGCCTCAGGCAGGCCTATGAAGTAACGCGGCTGATCATCTTGAGCCTGCTGGAAATCATCACCGGCAGGGCGGCGCCTGAAGTGGTGGGGCCAGTAGGCATCATCCAGATGGTCGGCCAGGCGGCCGCCTACGGATTGGCCAACGTATTGAATTTCATGGCGGTTTTAAGCCTGGATTTAGGCCTCATCAACCTGCTGCCCATTCCCGCTTTAGACGGCAGCCGGCTGGTGTTTTTAGTTCTCGAAGGCCTGCGGGGGCGGCCCATAAGCGCCGAAAAGGAAAATTTGATCCACCTCATCGGTTTTGCCCTCCTTATGGGTCTGCTAATTCTAATAACCTATCAAGATTTGATACGTATTTTTAGTTGA
- the ispG gene encoding flavodoxin-dependent (E)-4-hydroxy-3-methylbut-2-enyl-diphosphate synthase → MAVRRRPTRQVYVGHVAVGGGAPISVQSMTNTDTRDVAATVAQIQRLSRAGCEIVRLAVPDTAAAAALAAIKKQVEIPIVADIHFDYRLALAALEAGVDGLRLNPGNIGGPEKVRAVVKEAAARQVPIRIGVNAGSLEKEAMAAHGGVTAAAMVASALKHVRILEDMGFYDIKISLKAAEVPLMLEAYRRIAEVVDYPLHLGVTEAGPGLAGAVKSAVGIGILLSEGIGDTIRVSLTGDPVQEVVAGFAILSSLGLRHRGIDLISCPTCGRCQIDVEGVAARVQQELQDIPKPLKVAVMGCAVNGPGEARQADVGIAGGPGFGLLFRHGRPVRKIEEGDMARVLIEEVRRLAAEEEEDKDAHK, encoded by the coding sequence ATGGCCGTCCGGCGCCGGCCAACGCGTCAGGTTTATGTGGGCCATGTGGCCGTGGGCGGAGGAGCGCCCATATCCGTCCAATCCATGACCAATACCGATACCAGGGACGTCGCCGCCACAGTCGCCCAGATACAAAGGCTCTCCCGGGCCGGGTGTGAAATTGTCCGTCTGGCCGTACCGGATACGGCGGCGGCAGCGGCCCTGGCAGCTATTAAAAAGCAGGTGGAAATACCCATTGTCGCCGACATACACTTTGACTATCGCCTGGCCTTGGCCGCCCTGGAAGCCGGGGTGGACGGCCTGCGCCTAAATCCGGGAAATATCGGCGGACCGGAGAAAGTCAGGGCTGTAGTAAAGGAAGCGGCCGCCCGCCAGGTGCCCATCCGCATCGGCGTCAACGCTGGTTCTCTGGAAAAGGAAGCCATGGCCGCCCACGGCGGGGTTACGGCTGCGGCCATGGTGGCCAGCGCCTTAAAGCACGTCCGCATTCTGGAGGATATGGGTTTTTATGATATAAAAATCTCCTTGAAGGCGGCAGAGGTACCCCTGATGCTGGAAGCTTATCGCCGGATTGCCGAGGTGGTAGATTATCCTCTGCACCTGGGAGTAACGGAAGCCGGTCCGGGATTGGCAGGGGCCGTAAAATCGGCCGTGGGGATCGGCATTTTGCTTAGCGAAGGCATCGGTGATACCATACGGGTGTCTTTGACCGGCGATCCGGTGCAGGAAGTGGTCGCCGGGTTTGCCATTTTAAGCAGCCTGGGCCTGCGCCACCGCGGCATCGACCTCATTTCCTGCCCCACCTGCGGCCGCTGCCAGATCGATGTGGAAGGAGTGGCCGCGCGAGTCCAGCAGGAACTCCAAGATATACCAAAACCCCTCAAAGTTGCCGTTATGGGCTGTGCCGTCAACGGCCCTGGTGAAGCCCGCCAGGCCGATGTGGGCATTGCCGGCGGGCCCGGTTTCGGTCTGCTCTTTCGCCACGGGCGACCCGTTCGTAAAATAGAGGAAGGAGATATGGCCCGGGTGCTCATAGAAGAAGTCAGGCGCCTGGCAGCCGAGGAAGAGGAGGACAAGGATGCGCACAAGTGA
- a CDS encoding proline--tRNA ligase yields the protein MRTSELLAPTLRETPAEAEIVSHQLLLRAGFIRKAAAGIYTYLPLGRRVLAKLEGIIREEMDRAGGQELVLPIIQPAELWQESGRWEVYGEEMFRLRDRHQRQFCLGPTHEEIITALVRSEVNSYKQLPLLLYQIQNKYRDERRPRFGLLRGREFIMKDLYSFDRDQEGLNQSYAKMYQAYTNVFRRCGLNFRPVQADTGAIGGNYSHEFMALASTGEAVLVYCRECDYAANVEIAAARALPKPVAETPQSIKEVATPGQKTVAEVSAFLGITPDRLIKTVFYEADGQLIAVLVRGDRELNEVKLQNFLGCRRLSLADPEKVAAATGASVGYVGPVGLEGVPIYADAEIPYLVNAVAGANRDGYHLTGVNPGRDFRADTYADLRQVEAGEPCPQCGSPLNQARGIEVGQIFQLGTKYSQALGATYTDEQGREHPIVMGCYGIGVSRTMAAIVEQHHDEHGIIWPLSVAPYEVVIVPASLKDEAQREIADSLYKELIAAGVEVVYDDRDERAGMKFVEADLIGYPLRLTVGKKTVAQGTVDVKWRHEGREIALPRENLVSRVKEMLGREMEKYR from the coding sequence ATGCGCACAAGTGAGTTACTGGCACCGACATTAAGGGAAACCCCCGCTGAAGCGGAAATTGTAAGCCACCAGCTCTTGCTGCGGGCCGGCTTCATCCGCAAAGCCGCAGCCGGAATCTATACCTATCTGCCCCTAGGTAGACGGGTGCTGGCCAAACTGGAAGGTATCATCCGGGAAGAAATGGACCGGGCCGGCGGCCAGGAATTGGTCCTGCCCATTATCCAGCCGGCCGAACTCTGGCAGGAGAGCGGCCGCTGGGAGGTTTACGGAGAAGAAATGTTCCGCCTCCGGGACCGGCATCAGCGCCAGTTTTGCCTGGGCCCGACCCATGAAGAAATTATTACTGCCCTGGTCCGGAGCGAAGTCAACTCTTATAAACAGCTGCCCCTGCTCCTCTACCAGATCCAAAACAAATACCGCGACGAGCGGCGGCCCCGCTTCGGGCTCCTCAGGGGGCGGGAATTTATCATGAAGGATCTCTATTCCTTTGACCGGGACCAGGAAGGTTTAAACCAGAGTTATGCTAAAATGTACCAGGCCTACACCAACGTTTTTCGCCGTTGCGGCCTGAATTTCCGTCCGGTTCAGGCTGATACCGGCGCCATTGGTGGCAACTACAGCCATGAGTTCATGGCCCTGGCCTCTACGGGGGAGGCGGTACTGGTTTACTGCCGGGAATGCGACTATGCCGCCAATGTAGAAATAGCCGCTGCCAGGGCGCTGCCCAAGCCGGTGGCCGAAACGCCGCAGTCCATTAAAGAAGTGGCCACTCCAGGACAGAAGACGGTTGCCGAAGTCAGCGCCTTTTTGGGCATTACCCCCGACAGGCTGATTAAAACCGTCTTTTATGAAGCCGACGGGCAACTGATCGCCGTTTTGGTACGGGGCGACCGGGAACTGAACGAAGTAAAACTCCAGAATTTCCTGGGATGCCGGCGGCTATCCCTCGCCGATCCGGAAAAGGTGGCGGCCGCCACCGGCGCTTCGGTAGGATATGTAGGTCCCGTAGGCCTGGAGGGCGTGCCGATTTATGCCGACGCAGAGATTCCTTATCTCGTCAACGCCGTGGCCGGAGCCAACCGTGACGGTTATCACCTTACAGGCGTCAATCCCGGCCGTGACTTTAGGGCTGATACTTATGCCGATCTCCGCCAGGTTGAGGCGGGAGAACCCTGTCCCCAGTGCGGCTCCCCATTAAACCAGGCCCGCGGTATAGAAGTGGGTCAAATTTTCCAGTTGGGAACAAAATACAGCCAGGCCTTGGGCGCTACATACACCGACGAGCAGGGCCGGGAGCATCCCATTGTCATGGGCTGTTACGGCATCGGCGTCAGCCGAACCATGGCTGCCATCGTCGAGCAGCACCACGACGAGCACGGCATAATCTGGCCCTTGAGCGTCGCTCCTTATGAAGTGGTTATCGTACCCGCATCTTTAAAAGATGAAGCCCAACGAGAAATTGCCGATAGCTTATATAAAGAGCTTATAGCGGCAGGGGTAGAAGTTGTGTACGACGACCGCGATGAAAGGGCCGGCATGAAGTTTGTCGAGGCCGACCTTATCGGTTACCCCTTAAGGTTGACCGTGGGCAAAAAGACCGTGGCCCAGGGCACAGTAGACGTGAAATGGCGTCATGAAGGGCGGGAAATTGCCCTGCCCCGCGAAAACCTGGTCTCCCGGGTAAAAGAGATGCTGGGCCGGGAGATGGAAAAATATCGATAA